In the Mesoplodon densirostris isolate mMesDen1 chromosome 11, mMesDen1 primary haplotype, whole genome shotgun sequence genome, AAGCTAGGTTTGCTGAGAAGTGGAGGCAAAGCATATTTTAGTTTTACCTCTAatgttgtaattttttaaaaagaaggatagATTCTGGGTATTaactatgcatttaaaaaaaagagaaaaaaatccaaacattaAAGCAAGAGTTGCcacatgtataaaataagttttgAAGGGGGTGGTTATGATAAACGAAAAAGAATTAACATGTCTAGTCTTGGCAGGGAAAGTAACTTCAGGAGCCTTGCCCTGCTACCCTGGTCTCAACCTCACTCCTTCCACAATCAGTTCCTGCCTCCTTAGTTCCAAAGCCATTAAAACTGCATCACATGATTGAGAATGTTGGCGTCATCTCAGTCCTCTGAAATTCAGGTAGctaaactgttttttaaattttcttccagAAATATGTTCCTGATTATCAACtttcagtgattcttttttttttttttttttttttttttttgcggtatgcgggcctctcactgttgtggcctcccccttcgcggagcacaggctccggacgcgcaggctcagctgctctgcggcatatgggatcctcccagaccggggcacgaacccgcatcccctgcatcggcaggcggactctcaaccacctgcgccaccagggaggccctttcagTGATTCTTAAAGGGAGAACTGATTAGCGTCAAACAACTTAACGAACAAACATATATTAAACacctacatattttaaaaatgttcaggTCGGTTTCCAAATGTTCCACTTGGAGTTATAGCAACAGTACTCCATAGTTAAGCTGCATAATTGTGTTTTCATGTTTAAACCAAGTGCAAGCCACCTGGGATTTGGTAGCTAAGTACAGTCTTTTCTCGTTGCGATGGCATCAGGAACATGAGATGATGGGGGCTCCAGGTCACCCACTGTGCAAACATGAGGCAGCTGTTCATATTGCAGGCATGTGGCAAAGTCTGCAATATGTCACCGCACATGATTTTTCTCTATACTAGGCCTCTACCTAATTGGGATGAGGTTGGCACTTCTGAAGCCAGCATCCTACATGTAAAGCAGCTAGACATAAGAAAGAGACATATGCCCCTAGGCTGAGGCATAGATAACTCAAGTAATGAGAAAAGCTAGGAATGGAATGACCTGTTGTAGCAGTTCACTGTTCTGCTGGCTCCATTTGACAAGTCTTCAAAGATCTCCTTCGGGAGCTGCCCTGAGCCACATACACCTTGCTCTTTTCTCCTGTGTGACAGTATAGCAAGAAGTAGTATATATGCCTGTAAGCTGCCTAGGTAGGCAGtagtacatattattttattatatagctACATGGAGCTCTTTCCATGAAAAGTGTTTTTTACACAAACTGTTTACTGTTTCAGTAAGATAcatataagtttttttaaaaagtgtttaattaaaaaaaaatctacagttaTCATATCCAAAAATGCTCTGAAAACAGAAAGTTTCTTCCTAAATTCTGCAACAAAAACTGATCTGACCTGATCTGAGGCTCTCATAGTCTTTAGTTAACACACTTACTGGTGGTATTCATATACTCACCACAGAAATATTAGTGTATTTGATAATGGGTGCCATCCTAGACTCTTTggggaatttttgtttgttttgttttctttttaaagaagatgttgggggtaggagtttattaattaattttatttatttttgctgtgttgggtcttcatttctgtgcgaggactttctgtagttgtggcaagcgggggccactcttcatcacggtgcgcgggcctctcactatcgcggcctctcttgttgtggagcacaggctcgacgcgcaggctcagtagttttggctcacaggactagttgctcggtggcatgtgggatcctcccagaccagggcgcgaacccgtgtcccctgaattagcaggcagattctcaaccactgcgccaccagggaagccctcttttgggatttttaagtaaaatattttataagtaccctatcatttttctaaaatctgaaaaattttgATTCCAAAACACAACTAGCTCTAGGTTTTCAAACAAAGGATTGTGAAGCAGTATGTCCCCAAACTGTTACTGATGTGGTGATTCTACCAAACCCCAAATGGCTCCAATGAGTATTTTTGCCTCAAAGTATGTCATGAGGATGAATctccaggaaaagagaaaagaggcatGTTAGAACAGCTGTAGGAGTAAAGAGGCTGCACAAAAAACTGCCGCAGGAATGATCTGGTAAGTGATGTAGCTGTAAGACTGTATAATTACCAGAAGCTATCCATCCATAAAGACAGCATACGGCACTGCTGCTAATAGTTGTctgcataaaaatgaaaattcccaCTCTTTTGAGACTTTTAGGTATaggatattcttttcttttttatcttttttttattgacatacaacattagtttcaggagtacaacacaatgatttgacatttgtgtACGGATATTCTTATTTAGTAGTTCTCAACCTGTTTAAACATTAGACTATCCCAGGGAGGGAGCTTTCTAAAAATGACCCATGCATGGGTCTCACTTTCAGACATTTTGATTTACTTGGTCTAGAAAGGAGCCTTGAcaacagtgttttaaaaaactCCCTACATGACTCTAACGGGCAGCCAGAGTTTTAAAAAGTCCCAGTACCCAGGCTGTACCCCAGACCAGACACAATCTTTGGGTGAAGCCCagacacaaattttttttttttttttttttgcgatatgcgggcctctcaccgctgcggcctctcccgctgcggagcacaggctccagatgcgcaagcccagcggccatggcccacgggcccagccgctccgcggcatgtgggatcttcccagaccggggcacgaacccgggtcccctgcatcggcaggcggactctcaaccactgcgccaccagggaagccctgcacacaagtatttttttttaaagatgctcaGGTGATGCCAATGTATACATACACAAAGCAGATGGGTTGCGACCCACTGAGTTTCTTGGCTTAAGGCTTAAGTGTgtcaactgttttttaaaaaattcttcctgaACCAAGTCATTTCTAGATAATCACTGTAGCAGGGTCaccaacaaagaaaataaagctttCTCCACTCTGACAGTGGCTTATTCATGCAATCTCTCGTCAATTTTTCTATGAATGcaaaaggggaaggggaagaaaggtATGGAAATCACatgagaaatatttcaaaatactttagCACAATAATCCATACTATGTTAAACCCCTTTACTACATACATCAAAGTgaagaacaaaactgaaaagtAGAACTCACTTTGGTTGAGGCTATATGTAAAGGACAGCACAACTTAGAAGGTACGTAATAGGAAATCATAGCATTTTCCAGTGAATTCTAGGAcagcaaatgaaataataattgcAATAATTTTCCAGTGACTCTTTAACTGGTCAAGATGCCAATGTAAATCAGATTCCTAGACAAATTTCAAAGAAAGctagaaaatacattaaaaatattaaattcaggATAATTTCTGCTCAGAGACAAACTAAAACATATAGTAAGGTGCATATTTTTTAGACATAAGATATATCTCTTTTCCTttacctaaaaataaatttttttcatgcATTCTAATGGTCACATGAAAAagacatttactttttttcatcACTAACCCTgaggaaggaagaacaaacatGGAGTAGACTTCGCAGCTCACCAGGAACTAAACTCCACACTTTTTACAATAATAAATGGCAAGTAATGGGAGAAGTCCAGGATGCTACACTTGTTCAGGCTTCCACACACATCGGTTTAAATACTTAAAACAGATACAACATTTGGATAATTGGCATGGTGACATTTCTCTGCCACAACTgagccatttaaaaattttatcactTTTAGTCCCTTTActgatttaaacaaacaaaacaaaatttatatcTACCATGCAGGAACTTTCAGTTAACTATATAGGGACATTATAGTTTCATGGCTCAAGTTCCATTcagcagaagaaaaatatgaataaattctaTGAGCCTTGTCTTTCACCAAAAGGATATTAGTTGTTACAATGGAGTTCAGAGAGGAAAACGTGGAGTTCCATTGCAATGGAATAGAGGAGAAGCTGGCATTTCTGCTTTGTCATTACAATTACTCTTCTTGGGATGAAACTTGGAATTGCAAATTTAGCTGAATTTACCGAAGTTTTAACttttgtaaatgaaataaaattcactgTCTGGGCCAAAAACCCCAAGCAGCTGCTGTTGGGAGCAAGAGGGCGACAAGGACAGAAGAAAACAGATTCACGGCATTGTTATCAAGAATAGGTTTCCCTGCTATGTACTTCACCTCATTTGCTGGGCTGCTGACCACCATGCCAGTGCTTTCATCCAAACCTGCAACGAAAAAGAAGCAAGTGAGGTGGAAAATCCAaatgacttgaaaaaaaaattagctttctCCTCCAAAGGAGATAATCTTTCAAAGATTCTCAGCCATTCGTAAAATGACTTTAGAGGATAATGTATATGGTGAGTGATACGGAACCCATGATTACAAAAGGTCTCTTTGAATAAATGGGTTTCAATACACCTCAATGCTGCTCTCTCAACAATGCTGGAGTTCTTTCCAAAGTAGAAGGGAGAAACTGAAAAGCAGAGATGGCATGAAACTGGCAGACAGGGCTTGCCTTCCCAGTGGCTCCCCACTAAGACCAACCTGTGAGACTCCTGAGAATAGGAGCCTCTACAATGGATACCCAGGAGTAGCAAGGTGCTTACACAAAGAAGGCACACAAAGATGAATCTAATCTGCTCCCCAGcccacatttttttcccccaacccaCTCAATATGATCAGAAACTTCCCAGTTAGAGCCCAGTTTAGAATAAAACCtaggctctttaaaaaaatgtgtaatgggtgtgtgtgtgtgtgtgcgtgtgtgtgtgcatatatggtTACTAACCCTTTAGTATAAATTAAAATCAGTTTGCTTCCTCCTCAGCATCTAGATAAGACTAATGAACCTGAGAGAACAAATGTTCTGATGGTGGAAAGGGGAGTGGAAGGACAAGTCGATTATCTTGGGACATGAAGAGAACTGGGAGCACTGTATTCAGGGAACCATTCTCCAGATGTCTAGCATCTTCACTGTATGAATCAAAGGAGAAAATGTGGTTGGTTAAAGGGTGGAGCAAATACACACCTAACAGAACATGTCAGTACACTGACATGACAGGAGAGCCTTAGATGCAAAGCACAAAAAATTCTGGAGAAAACTGACTCtcccatgtatctttttttttttttttttttgtggtatgcggggctctcactgttgtggcctctcccgttgcggagcacaggctccagacgcgcaggcccagcggccatggctcatgggcccagccgctccacggcatgtgggatcctcccagaccggggcacaaacccacgtcccctgcatcggcaggcggactctcagccaccgtgccaccagggaagccctcccatatATCTTGAGTGGGACTAAAAACTCAGTGGGGAGGATAGCATACATGATGTCACAGTAGAAAAGTACATCATATGTGTATAGTCAGATTATTAGAATAATTATTTCTCAAATGGACTTGGAAAATAAATGGAAGGAGGGGCATTATAATGATCTGACTCCAAAATTCTGCATCCGTGGGATTAGATAAAGACCCATAAGCAAAAGCATCCGTCTCCTGCACTATCCTATCTTCCCTGCATAGCTTCTACTCATTGTTCTGTAGGAGTAATTCTCTTTCAATCAATTTaacagaaaagaatgagaaattcAAAATGGTAGAGGAGACTTTGCTCTTTCATTCTGGGTCCCCCAACAACCTGTGTCTTGGCAATTGTTTTTATTatcacatctcttttttttccttttccatatttcttccccattgctttctttttttaaagatttatttatttatttatttatggctgcatagggacttagttgcagcacgcgggctcttcgttgtggtgcgcaggcttctctctagttgtggcgtgcgggttttctcttctctggttgtggcgtgcaggctccagggcactaGGGCTCTGTAGTTTGTTGCACGCAGGCTCTCGAGTTGAcgtgtgcgagctcagtagttatggcacatgggcttagttgccccgcggcatgtgggatcttagttccctgaccagggattgaacctgcatcccctgcactgtaaggcagattctttaccactggaccaccagggaagtcaccccATTTTTTTTAAGGACACATTTATTCAGTGTCATGATCAGAGTACTGCATTTAACAGTCAACAGCATGGGTGAAAAAAACAACTCTACATTAAAAATCCTTGTTGTAATGCTCTACACTTTCcacagaaaagaaactaaaataactTGTTATACAATTAGGCAAAATACAGTCCTTGAATTTTTTGCCCATAAACATGAGTGTTGTCTAAAACATATCTTCTTTGTAGCAGCCACCACAGTGCATGGCTGAGTTCCCATTTCTTTAATACACCAGTAAGTTACAACAATAAGGTAATGTTCTTACCACTAAATTGCATGGTAGCTCCTAAATACGAATCCACAATTGATCCTAGTAATCCAGCCAGACCCCCAAATGCAATAATTGGCCACTGAGGAGCAGAAATGTCTAAATCATTAACGAAAACCAACTGCGTAAGGAAGTATGCAATGCCCACAAAGGTCCCACCAAGGAGACTGGAGGCAAGGCCCACCATCGTAACTCCTCCATTGGTCCCTAAAGAAGAACATGGATAAAATCATCTGGTTAACAATCAGCAAACACATAAAgtcaaaaaaagcaaaatattttggtACCTATCTAATCAAGACTAATTTAAAGAAAGGGTTCACTTTGATGCAATCCAAAGACCATCCTACTTAGAAAACAGGCTTTTCTCCTCAGTAACTCCTGACATTCTAAGCAGTGATGTGGAATAGTTTAATAGAGCTAGACTGCCCGGTTTCAATCTTAGTCCTGTCATTTCCAAGTCTGGTTACTGTGGTgaagttacctaacttctctaTGCCTTAGTTTACTCATTTGTAAGATGTAAACAATAAAAGGACCAATTCACATGGTTATTAAGAGTAAACAGTAATCCATGGAGAGCAGTTAGAACACtgctttgcacatagtaggtactcaaataTGTTAACTGttatgatgatgacgatgatgatgaaggggaaaagaagaaaaatttaaggaaggaggaggagacaaTGATAAAGTACTAGTAGCAgtactagtagtagtagtagttgaTAATGATAATGGGGAAATGAGATATACATTGAAGAACTAACCACATAACAGGCTCCCAAGAAACACtgtatcatttccttccttttcctttcccactGATAAGCCTGTGGGCCTATCTCTATGTTTCTATATTGTTTATCTAGGAATTACTAACACTTCCTGCAAGTATTATTTATTATCACCGATTTAATATCCTATAGTGATTTTCCAATTAAGGAGACAAACTGAAATTCTTAAAAGGCTTTTAAATAAGAAACACAATAAATCAAGAggctttttgttcatttttgttttttgaagaaatttaaataaagactCACCTACTGGAACTTTCTCCCAGGTTGTTATCAGCCTCGGTGGGCTTTTACTCAGAACAGTGccaacttctgaagcccatgtGTCTCCAGCAGAGCAGGCCAGTGCAGCCAAGAGAGACAAACACATCCAAGAAGCAGTGTGCTGCTTGGAAAAATCTATTGGGATTTCCCCAGGGCCATTTTCTATCATGTATAGCAGGGCCAGCTCTGTGGGCACAGCTCCATTACAGAATACCTGAATCCAATTCCTCTGCCCACCTAGGAACAAACAagggaatgaaaaggaaaaaaaatgttttctcctcAGGAGGAACATCATGCATTTATAGGAACTTACATTTCAaaacttaagaaaagaaaaatgactaaaatttcaaaaatgactAAAAGTGAGATGGTAACTTTGCCCACATTCTATATTGTTTTAGAATAATGAATGATAGACTTCAGTATTTCTAAAATTCTGCTGTTACTTGCTATTGTGGTAAAGTAATAATAAACTATATCAGGCTACTACTAAAGTAATTCTCATAAAATTTATGTTTCAACAGTCTAAACATGTTCTGATTAAAAGCTTATGATATGTTAAGATGAAATAAAGGTTACTATTTTAAGTAACATTAAACATAATTCATTCTACCTTCCTTGTATTCTGAATCTAGACGTTTCTTTGTTTCTCCCTTCCATTTAGTGAGtcttgaggaagaaagaaaaaacatcagCAAAGAGGTGAAAAAGCTGAAATTTGCAACAGTTAGGATAAATCCAACCACGAGCCCTGAAagaaacacatatatacacaaaattaCACTTAGTCCATACATT is a window encoding:
- the TMEM19 gene encoding transmembrane protein 19, which codes for MTIFLKNARYFLPQVFVLLFFMTDLDHNTYKKYIEMITNIVILSLIICISLAFWIMSMTASTYYGNLQPISPWRWLFSVVVPVLIVSNGFKKKSLNHTGALGGLVVGFILTVANFSFFTSLLMFFLSSSRLTKWKGETKKRLDSEYKEGGQRNWIQVFCNGAVPTELALLYMIENGPGEIPIDFSKQHTASWMCLSLLAALACSAGDTWASEVGTVLSKSPPRLITTWEKVPVGTNGGVTMVGLASSLLGGTFVGIAYFLTQLVFVNDLDISAPQWPIIAFGGLAGLLGSIVDSYLGATMQFSGLDESTGMVVSSPANEVKYIAGKPILDNNAVNLFSSVLVALLLPTAAAWGFWPRQ